In Zingiber officinale cultivar Zhangliang chromosome 3A, Zo_v1.1, whole genome shotgun sequence, the DNA window CGGGGATTATAACGTGCCGGGTTCACGATTTGGGCCAAACCGCCTCAAGTATTTTAGCaccaataaaaaatatatatacatactGTAGAACGTAAATTATTTCTAGAAATTCGAATTCTAATTTACGAGTATTGAAATTGAAGTgcccaattaaaattatataaaaggtAGATTTGTCCTATCAATGCAAAGTTTATTATGGTACAATTTTGATTAGTCGAATGAATCTCTTTCGTCTACGTGTTTTTGTCCATatgacaattaattaaataaagatattaaatttaaaaaaaacatcacaattaaattttaatttgttattaacacaaataagttaaatcatcTGTCGCAACTCACGCCTAACCTCAGTGTCGAGTTTAGCTAAATGCACAGTGATTTGTAGAGGTGAGCAAAAATTCGAAAAAATTGAATTAACTAAATTGAACCAATCGAATTTAGAAATTCGGTTCGAGTAATTCAggtttcaattttttaaaaaaattcggtTCGATTTTTGATTAattcgattttgaatttttataattcaattaaatcgaataagaatattattttaattaatttttattttaaaatataattaattaaataaaatctttttttaaaggtaaaaccgaatagaattttaaaattcgaTTAATTCGGTCGAAAATCGAATTAACCGATATCTTATCAGTTCAGTTGGTTCGGTTTCATAGAGAAAATCAATCGGTTCGATTGGTTGAAAGGAAATTCGGTTTATTCGATTTTCAGTCTATTTgattcggtcggttcggttttgaccgaatgctcacccctaattATTTGTGATAATGAATCAATCAAAACTTGTGCTAATTTCAACAATAATCCATATTTTTACAACAACCGATTTAAATGACATCAGATTTTAAACCTCATTGTATTTCGCTGGAAAGTGAGATGGCAACTAGACTCGAAGAATCAAACAGAATTAGGCTCTAATTATAACTCTAGTTATCAGACTAACAAATAGTAACTTTATATTCATCATGTTTCTGGATCAGTGAAGTAGACAGGGCTATCAGTTCCACCCATGTTTGCTGAAGCAAATGAATCTAGAGATTCTGAGATGGATGGGCTCGAAAGGCTTTCATCGGAATCCGAAATATCGTGATGCATTATAGAAATGTGTTCATCAGGATCAGAAATTTCAGACTCTGAGGTTCCGTGCATGAGCTTGCTTATTGCTGTCTTTGCAGTATCAACAAACCACTCATCCTCAGGAAGTGCACTAATAAAAATTCTCTTGTTAAGGTATTTGAAAAGAAAACTAAATGATAATTGCCAGATAATGCACAACATAAAGTCATACCTTTGAGGATCTATACCTCTAGCAGAGAAAGTGCCAATTGCTCGTGTTATAACAGCCGAGACGAGCTGATGGACAATTCTAGATGAGTATCCCCCACAAACCGTAATTTCAACTATGAAGTGCATATCAAGTATAAACTGGGGAGACAATCAAATGTTAGTTCAGCAAGTATGAAACTCAAAATTAGATGATTGATTGAGAGGAAAAACGTGCCTGTTGCAAGCCAAGAGGCTGAAGTTGAACAGAGTCATCTTCAAATACATTCCAGAATTCATGCTCTTCAGAGAGCCACATAACCACTGTCTCTATTAACCTAGAAAGAAGAACTttttgtatcttttctttccccaGTAGGACATCCCTTGCCACACTTGCTAATTGCTGTAGCCTTCCAAATATTCCCTGAAATTAAACATGTAACAATGTATTGCCAGAAATTAGTGTGATGGAATAGCAGCCTATAAATGTCGACATATCAGTTTAATTCCAAGTTATTGAGCTGGGAATTGCATTTCCTACACAAAACCAGACTATTCATTCAGGAAAGGAAGTTCATAAAACAAATTAGAGAGAAATGACAACAGTCAGTCATATATACAAGCAGAATAGCTAGAGGATCAAGAAATGATACTTTTGCTACAGAAAGAATAAAGTATAAAGGCCTTATTAATGCTGCAAGGATCAAAAACAGAGAAATAGAATATCCGCTGAGGGATAAAGTTATTTTTTATCCCTCTTGACTCTGAGTTTGTTCATCTGATGGGTCATTCATGTGCTTTTAATTAGCAAATAGCACCATGATAATATCAACAGAAAAATTAAAAGTTTCGAGCAGTAAATCACCCGAAATGGCAAAGATGGAAGTGGCTCTAAATCCCAGTAAAGGTCATCTCCTTTGCTTTCCAAATATATCCGAGCATCTAATTTTGCTTTTCCTTCCCGTGAGTAAATGAAGGTCAAGACATACTGTCTACAGAAATGATCTCTAAGCTTATCTAATGAATGTTGGAGATTTCGCCTCCAATCTTTGTAGTCCACACTGGTAACAGAAACATTTGAAATGTTTTCTGATGAGCCACCACCCCTATCTTTGTTTTCATTTTGCGCAAAGGTAACTATTTTTTCTACAGCTATTGGTAAGAGTTCAAGAGCAACAGCATATGCAGTGCCTAATAGACGAAGCTGCTCAGCATCAGTTTCAACCTTAAACTCTGCAGATTCTTTTGGTTCAATGAGATTATCATCTTCAGAGGGACCAGGTAATGTCTTAATTACTGCCTCTATGAACTTATCGAACAGTTGAAGAAGCTTATTTAAAACGTGCCTTCCAAATTGTGATATTACGGTTGGTGTAAGTTGATCCAATATATCCTGTAAAAAAAAGGTCAGATAAAACATCATGTCAGCTATTTCATCAATAAATCAGTGAATCGTATAACCATGAAAACCCAAGTTCATCATCTTAGGAAAGAGCAAAGAAACAGGGACAACTGTAGTACCACACTCCATTCAATTTAGAAACTTAATAAACTTAGATcataaaaattaatctaaatacACGTTTCTGAATGCAAAGTGTATTCTTGTCTATTTACTAATAAATACCTAGAAATATAGATCCAGATTGCTTTTCATTAACAAAACTAAAAGATTTATTATGGTAACACCACTTATAATTTTAACATTTTCAGTGGGTGTATTATAGTTTATGTTCATCTGAAAGAAATATACTGGTTTTCGAGAAATTTTATGCATCCAGCAGCATGAAAAATGGTACTTACTTCCACAATAGTCATGAATTTCTTCCCAATGCCTGAAAACATGAAACCTGATGGTGTTGCAATAGAAACTGGCAAATCTAACTGAGAAGATAGAAATTCCAAATTATCATCCTTTGTCAAATCAAGAATCCTTCTTCTGGCTCGCCTAAAGTTCATATCTAGAACCTCTTCAAGGTAAGGAAACAAAAGTACCATAATTAACTTTGAGAACTTTAGTCCTTGTGGTTCCAAAAGGGAACAGTGACTAAGGCATGCCTGAATACAGATACATGTAGAACGAAGAGCCATGGCAGTCTCGGGTGAATCAGAGTTTTCTTTTACTAAACGAACAAAAGATTCTATCTCATCTTCAGCCCACTGCACAATTCGATTCATGTAATTAGCCATGTCTCCAACAATTAAGGTGGATTCTTTTGTTGCCACTGAGATTGTTGAGAAAACAAGCTCAGAAAGAATTGCAGCATATGTCTCTAAGTAAGTAGAACATGAAGGAAGAAAAGCCTCAATCTTTTTCCGAAGACGGGAATCATATGCATTCAGCATTAATTTAAGTGCTAGAGAACCTTTCCCCAGCTTAACTAAACCAGATGCAGCTTTTCGTAATTCTGTAATTGATATATATGGTTGCTCAGTGATCCCTACAATCTTATCCACAAGCATTTCCTTTTTTTTGAGAAAAGCTAACCTATACGAAGAACCTTCAACTGATGTATTTCCCTTCAAGTCACATAATTCTGGTGAACTTTTTTCCTCAGTTAATATAGCTGAAAGTGCTTCTTCTAGTTTATGCTCTGCCAATAAGACATCTACCATTTCCAAGAAAGTAATCTTAGGGTCCTCCAGATCATTGTGCAATAACTGATTGATATCAGCAATATCCTCCTCGGAATTAGGTTCTCCACTGCTATATTTATTCCACACTTCTAATTCTCGGCAAACACCGCTCATGAGATCTTGTACAATAATTCCTTGAGCAGAAACATGTTTTTGGAGATCAATCAACTCTTGCTCCATTTCTATAACCTCTTCTGATAGTCTGCAAATAAAGCGCAAAGCCACTAGCAAGTTCAGGCAAAAATAAAAATCCTAAGAATTGCATGTTCTCATGGAAACAGAGCAGATCAGGTAAAACATCTTATATACTGAATGCTTTTCTACTGGTTTATTAACACGACTTTAGCAAGTTAGACCTAATTTGATGTTTTCATTGAGAATACATGAATCAGATCTTGCTTTGTGATGCTAACTGGCAAGATATTTTCATAAATCCAATGTAGGGATTGTAGTAAGGTCGGTTCTTTCATTTTAACTGTGACTATCCAATGCGAATGTGGCAAGTTTGGATTTGAGAACTTGAGTTTTGGTTCCTGAATCATCACTATCAAGCCCCATTAGCTCCAACTATTGAGATGGGCTACAGACCGTATCCCCCTATATGTGGCAGTGTAAGTTTATATTGCCAGTAATATCcagataattaaattattttttgttaaatGTTAACTAAACATTTTTGGACTTGAATTGACTTTATTAATCTTATAATACAAACAGACTTGAAAATCCTATTACCTAAATTCTCTTAGTGTATGTTAGGGTTGGGTTAAGTTTTTTACGTACCTAGAACTAGCTTATTTTACAGTATGGACACAAATCTTCACGCTATGGAGTGGATATGAGTAGAAAGATAAATATTCATGATGAATTATGTCTCTCAAATAGATGTGAGTATATTTAgagcattttatttttttcaagaaCACTACCCTTTAGTCCCTTATCTAATGTATgttagaatagatgatctatatcaGGAGGGGCTAAACATTGCCGCTCATGCCCCAATGACACGCATCCAAGTGGTGCAGGGACAACACATGGTCTAGACAAAAATAGATTCAACAGTTTGTAGCTAATGGATCAGCCCTTTATTTGGTCCATTCCATAAATGATATAcagaattttgatttaaaaagaaaaaaaaaaaaagaggttgACGCATAATGTTCTCTGGAATTAGTCCAACATAACCAATATAATATCCTAGTATTTGTCAAGGTCAAAGCCATCACCCAATATATACTTATCTATTAACCAATCCAACGAACTACTGAGAATTTATTGCATAACAATTGCAAGCATATTGGTTTTTAATCTGCTAATAAATAGAAATTGATATGTATTGATTCTACCAACATTACCTGAGGAAGGCTAGATACTTGGATTGTGTGTTCCCAGATAGGTTTTCAACAGCATCCTTCAGTTCCAAAAGTTCAGAACAAACTTTTCTGATACCCTGCATATACATCCATTTCCATGAAGGGTGTAAAATCAACCTTAGATTGTGCAAGCAAGATTTAAACCCACAAAGTTGTAACATTTGTCGTTCAATTTATTTCAGCCAAAGATCATGCTGATTTTGCAGCAATTTATGGATTTTTGGTCACATCCAGTCCTCAAGgggtttatttattaaaaatatatatcaatTATCCTAGTTGATTTTCATTTAACTCAAAGTGAGGTGCAGATGTGTTTTATGATAAATGTCCATCTGTTGGGCTAGTAGTAACAATCACAATTGATTGAGTAAACATCCTTGGTTCAGTCAATGATATAACCCACCTAATGCACATGCATTTATCTAACTACATATGCTGTTGGATTGTCACCTAATTGTACATGCATTCATCTGACTTCTGAACCGAGATGACTGAATTGAATTTGCATCAGATAGATGCCTACGGTACATTGCCATGTCAAACTTTTACAGTTGAACAAGAAAATCTGGAAGGAAAAATTAGAATGGTTGACACTTCATGTTATTAAATATAAAAAGTGAAATCATGAATTACGATGACATGTTGAATGTGGCATCCAAAAGCCTGGCATAATTGGGAGCAAAGTCATTCAACACAATAGAAAATCCACCTCCAGGCTAATATTTTCGTCTAATGGCATAGTATTTCCAGACGGAATTTTTTCATTGGAAGTTCCATATCACCCAAGTGAAGTCCCTGATTCTTGTAGTTGTTTCGCTCTAGAAACCTGTCTGCTAAATGTCCATTTATATACCTAACATGTCTCTCAATAAACAACAAACCTAAAACATCTAGATCTACCATATTTTTCAGTAGGATAAGCTGTAGCAGATACAAGCAAGtagaaattatattaaatatggaactataaatcaaaaccaaactACATCATGGAGCAAACCGTGAGATCACCGTCACTAAACAAAAGGGCGCCGCTGCTAATTCCTCAGTTAAAAGGATAGTTTAACAGAGGGTTAGAGAACAAAAGGGGGTTTAGAAATCGGGGTACCTTCTCGGTATCGGATTGGTAAATGGAGTTGATGCTGGACTGGGGAGTGATCCATTCATGCGGGGGGAAGTAGTCGTCCTCCTCGCTGCTCTCCATCTGCTCTCCTCTGCCACTCCGCCTGCTTTCCCCTTTCTCCTGCTCCTTGGCTTCGACGCGGACGAGAAGACGAAGAAAaacaaaggattttaaaaatgttttcctTTTCGCTTCTTTATTTTATAAAAGTTTTATAATCTTACATAAATCCCTCGAAAGTAAAACCTTTTGCAAAATAGGAACAACGCATTTACCGCAGCCAAATATAAACAAttacataaatatattaaaaattaaaactttttaaaaaattgtaacCAAATTGTATTAGTTGATAATTTATTCTGCTTACTCCTAGAGCTCCCTCAATATTAGATCAGTACCATATTAAACGTAAGAACTTTTATATAACTCAATCAAAAAATctcttttattgtttttatttgtgtaaacaaaaactaaattaaaaaaaatcatgtgaattaaaaagaaaaaaaatatatgaaagagCAGCGCTCTGTTTACTCCCTCTCTATGGACTCGCTCCCTCCCTCACCTATGCCAAGGGCCCAAGTCAATTAATGTCTCTCTTACTTTCTAAAATATGAAACATATAAAATAtggacaattttttaaaaaactttgaatATATTATTTCACTATTTAATTAAAAAGTTAGACTCTTTAATAATAATCAACTCtcaattgacattaatatttcgAAAGTAATTTTAAGCCTTATTAATAACTTCAACTTCTTATCTATATTAAATCATAGGtgcataatttaatttttattatttgtatTACTTCTTTTTGCCACCTCAATCTTTATTggttcttcattctctcctcctctctctctaatttttactataattttctCTTTCTAATCTTTTTTATATTACAACACATCAAATTCATCTATTTTTATTCTTCTGTATATCAATACAACTGTATCAATCCATCTGTATCTCATCGATTCTTTAAGAAAAATTACAACTGCATTTATCAATCTTTGTATCTCATCAATTCTTCAGGTGATATAACATATTTTTGTTACATAACTTGAGATATGATTAATAatctaatttctattttattttcaaattaaattttttataaaataaatcatattaGCATTGAATAATAttgtttaaacatttattttatataatttataagtattcatgcattatattacatGTCGTGGCCGCGATAGCTagtatttattaaatatttaaaatggtTCTTACATATTTTAAAGCTAAGTGACGTTACGTGGGAAATCGATTTAGCTGGAACAAAAAATTTAGAAGAAAAGGAAGgtagaaataaataaatacttattAAATTAGAGTAAGTATATTTggtaaaattaaactaattgtgTCTATAATTGAATGGTAGATTTACATAAATGAAAGATAGTTCTTCATTTTTAATGTCGAACATGAGTGTCACAACATACTCGATTTAAAACTCAATGAAAAGTTGTCAATTCATCATTTTCCCAATTTTAAGTCCATTGCTTTGTACCTTTTTTTAACTTCTACATAACACTTAAGTTTGTTATTAATCTCTTAAACTCccttatatatatttaatatcttATTATTGAGTGATAATAGTCCAATTTAGTCAATTTCGAGCGCAAAGCGGCATTAATGATGCCACGTCCTTATTAACTGTAATTAATTACTCaaaaaattaaatgattaatagtagCGCGATCGAACTTTGTGGGGGCTTAAATAAGACGGGCACTTGGATTAAGTGGTCCCAAATTAGGTTGGAATCACATTAGTCGTTCTGCTTGAAATGGACATattgtttaaaatcatttcttaatCTATTCCCTAAAGTGGACAAGTCTGCTCGATCAAAATTAGAGAGAAAACGAACTAAAACCGTAGGTGCATTAATGTGCAGAACTGATGAATTATGACCTCTAATCTCTGCCATTATCATTAAACAACTGTCAAGCCTATCCACAAGTTAGCTGTCTTAATTATTTTTGATGTTTTaccaattttatataaaaaatatactgTATTTTTAATTGAATGtgattatatatatacacacacggtGATAAAGATGGGATCATCTAAAAGTGAG includes these proteins:
- the LOC122053365 gene encoding exocyst complex component EXO84C-like isoform X2 is translated as MESSEEDDYFPPHEWITPQSSINSIYQSDTEKGIRKVCSELLELKDAVENLSGNTQSKYLAFLRLSEEVIEMEQELIDLQKHVSAQGIIVQDLMSGVCRELEVWNKYSSGEPNSEEDIADINQLLHNDLEDPKITFLEMVDVLLAEHKLEEALSAILTEEKSSPELCDLKGNTSVEGSSYRLAFLKKKEMLVDKIVGITEQPYISITELRKAASGLVKLGKGSLALKLMLNAYDSRLRKKIEAFLPSCSTYLETYAAILSELVFSTISVATKESTLIVGDMANYMNRIVQWAEDEIESFVRLVKENSDSPETAMALRSTCICIQACLSHCSLLEPQGLKFSKLIMVLLFPYLEEVLDMNFRRARRRILDLTKDDNLEFLSSQLDLPVSIATPSGFMFSGIGKKFMTIVEDILDQLTPTVISQFGRHVLNKLLQLFDKFIEAVIKTLPGPSEDDNLIEPKESAEFKGIFGRLQQLASVARDVLLGKEKIQKVLLSRLIETVVMWLSEEHEFWNVFEDDSVQLQPLGLQQFILDMHFIVEITVCGGYSSRIVHQLVSAVITRAIGTFSARGIDPQSALPEDEWFVDTAKTAISKLMHGTSESEISDPDEHISIMHHDISDSDESLSSPSISESLDSFASANMGGTDSPVYFTDPET
- the LOC122053365 gene encoding exocyst complex component EXO84C-like isoform X1, whose translation is MESSEEDDYFPPHEWITPQSSINSIYQSDTEKGIRKVCSELLELKDAVENLSGNTQSKYLAFLRLSEEVIEMEQELIDLQKHVSAQGIIVQDLMSGVCRELEVWNKYSSGEPNSEEDIADINQLLHNDLEDPKITFLEMVDVLLAEHKLEEALSAILTEEKSSPELCDLKGNTSVEGSSYRLAFLKKKEMLVDKIVGITEQPYISITELRKAASGLVKLGKGSLALKLMLNAYDSRLRKKIEAFLPSCSTYLETYAAILSELVFSTISVATKESTLIVGDMANYMNRIVQWAEDEIESFVRLVKENSDSPETAMALRSTCICIQACLSHCSLLEPQGLKFSKLIMVLLFPYLEEVLDMNFRRARRRILDLTKDDNLEFLSSQLDLPVSIATPSGFMFSGIGKKFMTIVEDILDQLTPTVISQFGRHVLNKLLQLFDKFIEAVIKTLPGPSEDDNLIEPKESAEFKVETDAEQLRLLGTAYAVALELLPIAVEKIVTFAQNENKDRGGGSSENISNVSVTSVDYKDWRRNLQHSLDKLRDHFCRQYVLTFIYSREGKAKLDARIYLESKGDDLYWDLEPLPSLPFRGIFGRLQQLASVARDVLLGKEKIQKVLLSRLIETVVMWLSEEHEFWNVFEDDSVQLQPLGLQQFILDMHFIVEITVCGGYSSRIVHQLVSAVITRAIGTFSARGIDPQSALPEDEWFVDTAKTAISKLMHGTSESEISDPDEHISIMHHDISDSDESLSSPSISESLDSFASANMGGTDSPVYFTDPET